A genome region from Rattus norvegicus strain BN/NHsdMcwi chromosome 17, GRCr8, whole genome shotgun sequence includes the following:
- the LOC103690190 gene encoding histone H2A type 1-E, whose product MSGRGKQGGKARAKAKTRSSRAGLQFPVGRVHRLLRKGNYAERVGAGAPVYLAAVLEYLTAEILELAGNAARDNKKTRIIPRHLQLAIRNDEELNKLLGRVTIAQGGVLPNIQAVLLPKKTESHHKAKGK is encoded by the coding sequence ATGTCTGGACGCGGCAAGCAGGGCGGCAAGGCTCGCGCCAAGGCGAAGACGCGCTCTTCCCGAGCTGGCCTGCAGTTCCCCGTGGGCCGCGTGCACCGGCTGCTTCGCAAGGGCAACTACGCGGAGCGGGTGGGAGCCGGCGCCCCGGTGTACCTGGCGGCCGTGCTGGAGTACCTGACGGCCGAGATCTTGGAGCTCGCAGGCAACGCGGCGAGGGACAACAAAAAGACACGCATCATTCCGCGTCACCTGCAGCTGGCCATCCGCAACGACGAGGAGCTCAACAAGCTGCTGGGCCGCGTGACTATTGCGCAGGGTGGCGTCCTGCCCAACATCCAAGCCGtgctgctgcccaagaagacCGAGAGCCACCACAAGGCCAAGGGGAAATAA
- the Hist1h2ao gene encoding histone H2A type 1-E, which yields MSGRGKGGKGLGKGGAKRHRKVLRDNIQGITKPAIRRLARRGGVKRISGLIYEETRGVLKVFLENVIRDAVTYTEHAKRKTVTAMDVVYALKRQGRTLYGFGG from the coding sequence ATGTCTGGACGTGGTAAAGGTGGGAAGGGTCTGGGCAAAGGCGGCGCTAAGCGCCACCGCAAAGTCCTGCGCGACAACATCCAGGGCATCACTAAGCCCGCCATCCGCCGCCTGGCCCGGCGCGGAGGAGTGAAGCGCATCTCCGGCCTCATCTACGAGGAGACCCGCGGTGTGCTGAAGGTGTTCCTGGAGAACGTGATCCGCGACGCCGTCACCTACACGGAGCACGCCAAGCGCAAGACCGTCACCGCCATGGACGTGGTCTACGCGCTCAAGCGCCAGGGCCGCACCCTCTACGGCTTCGGCGGCTAA
- the H2bc8 gene encoding histone cluster 1 H2B family member l, which yields MPETAKSAPAPKKGSKKAVTKAQKKDGKKRKRSRKESYSVYVYKVLKQVHPDTGISSKAMGIMNSFVNDIFERIAGEASRLAHYNKRSTITSREIQTAVRLLLPGELAKHAVSEGTKAVTKYTSSK from the coding sequence ATGCCTGAAACTGCGAAGTCCGCTCCCGCCCCGAAGAAGGGCTCCAAGAAGGCCGTAACCAAGGCGCAGAAGAAGGATGGCAAGAAGCGCAAGCGCAGCCGCAAGGAGAGCTACTCGGTGTACGTGTACAAGGTGCTTAAGCAAGTGCATCCGGACACGGGCATCTCTTCCAAGGCCATGGGCATAATGAACTCGTTCGTGAACGACATCTTCGAGCGCATCGCGGGCGAGGCGTCGCGCCTGGCTCATTACAACAAGCGCTCGACCATCACGTCCCGGGAGATCCAGACGGCGGTGCGTCTGTTGCTTCCCGGGGAGTTGGCCAAGCACGCTGTGTCCGAGGGCACCAAGGCGGTCACCAAGTACACCAGCTCCAAGTGA